From Coffea arabica cultivar ET-39 chromosome 2e, Coffea Arabica ET-39 HiFi, whole genome shotgun sequence, the proteins below share one genomic window:
- the LOC113730530 gene encoding actin-depolymerizing factor 2-like, producing the protein MANAASGMAVHDDCKLKFLELKAKRTYRFIIYKIEEKQKQVIVEKLGEPANGYEEFTANLPADECRYAVYDYDFMTEDNVPKSRIFFIAWSPDTSKVRSKMIYASSKDRFKRELDGIQVELQATDPTEIGLDVIKSRAGGAA; encoded by the exons ATG GCTAACGCAGCATCGGGCATGGCTGTTCATGATGATTGTAAGCTGAAGTTCTTAGAATTGAAGGCAAAAAGAACTTATCGCTTCATAATTTATAAGATCGAAGAGAAGCAAAAGCAGGTTATcgtggaaaagcttggtgagccTGCAAATGGCTATGAAGAATTCACTGCAAACCTACCTGCTGATGAGTGCCGATATGCTGTCTATGACTATGATTTTATGACTGAGGACAATGTCCCCAAGAGCAGAATCTTTTTTATTGCTTG GTCTCCGGATACATCTAAAGTCAGAAGCAAGATGATCTATGCAAGCTCTAAGGACAGGTTCAAGAGGGAGCTTGATGGTATCCAGGTAGAGTTGCAAGCAACAGATCCTACAGAAATCGGGCTTGATGTTATCAAAAGCCGAGCTGGTGGAGCTGCTTGA
- the LOC113733468 gene encoding uncharacterized protein, with the protein MLPESRAQIQASEAISSASMRYISENLQFSRMKNTIFPQASSQLNGYGSNESVSDIPLQIDSKLHTYDSNLYMDSTLHNQHGVFTICSQSPTINYQSGPSPLMTIKSLDCPPLGANHFGTKATYDSNIVKQQQLSHVEGIPGQPNEIGTKRIARKRPIENADMTSRKSPETIAGNRPPSNTEWTTNKKMAVCFQDHQVPEEIKEVLKDRVPVRRSQKLADKITSLQKLVSPYGKTDTASVLHEATVFIKVLQDQIENTFNRVRSTSMDHEYSQSKITGESQFDLRSMGFCLVPVSLTRNLIREDAFNPYSTANTSLHRIL; encoded by the exons ATGTTGCCTGAAAGTCGAGCACAAATACAAGCCTCAGAAGCCATCTCTTCTGCGTCAATGAGATATATATCAGAAAATCTACAGTTTTCCAGGATGAAGAACACAATTTTCCCTCAAGCTTCTTCTCAGCTCAATGGATACG GATCCAACGAGTCCGTTTCTGATATCCCTCTACAAATAGACAGCAAATT ACATACATATGACAGCAACCTTTACATGGATTCAACTCTACATAACCAGCACGGAGTATTCACTATCTGCTCGCAGTCCCCTACTATCAACTATCAATCAG GGCCGTCCCCATTAATGACCATCAAAAGTCTTGATTGCCCTCCTCTTGGAGCCAATCATTTCGGTACCAAGGCTACCTACGACAGCAATATTGTTAAGCAGCAGCAATTGTCCCATGTTGAAGGGATTCCTGGACAACCAAATGAAATT GGAACAAAAAGAATTGCAAGGAAGCGTCCAATTGAAAATGCTGACATGACCAGCAGAAAAAGCCCTGAAACTATAGCAGGCAACAGACCACCCTCCAATACTGAATGGACGACAAATAAGAAGATGGCAGTTTGTTTCCAAGATCATCAAGTCCCCGAGGAAATTAAAGAAGTTCTGAAAGATAGA GTGCCTGTGAGGAGAAGCCAGAAGTTGGCTGACAAGATCACATCTCTTCAAAAACTGGTCTCTCCTTATGGTAAG ACTGATACTGCTTCAGTGCTTCACGAGGCTACAGTATTTATCAAGGTCCTTCAAGATCAAATAGAG AATACTTTCAACAGGGTAAGAAGTACTTCTATGGACCACGAATATTCTCAATCAAAG ATCACCGGAGAGAGCCAATTTGATCTACGTAGCATGGGGTTTTGTTTGGTTCCAGTTTCACTGACTCGGAATCTCATCAGGGAGGATGCTTTCAATCCCTACTCTACGGCAAACACTAGCCTCCACAGAATACTATGA
- the LOC113730531 gene encoding small ribosomal subunit protein uS8z/uS8w-like, with the protein MVRVSVLNDALKSMYNAEKRGKRQVMIRPSSKVIIKFLLVMQKHGYIGEFEYVDDHRSGKIVVELNGRLNKCGVISPRFDIAVKDIEGWTARLLPSRQFGYIVLTTSAGIMDHEEARRKNVGGKVLGFFY; encoded by the exons ATGGTGAGAGTTAGTGTCTTGAATGATGCTCTCAAGAGCATGTACAATGCTGAGAAGCGGGGAAAGCGTCAAGTCATGATCAGACCATCCTCAAAAGTGATTATCAAGTTTCTCTTGGTGATGCAGAAGCATG GATACATTGGCGAGTTTGAATATGTTGATGATCACAGGTCTGGAAAAATTGTTGTTGAACTGAATGGGAGGCTAAACAAATGTGGCGTCATTAGTCCTCGCTTTGACATTGCTGTCAAGGATATTGAAGGATGGACTGCCAGGTTGCTTCCCTCTAGACAG TTTGGGTACATTGTGCTGACTACTTCCGCTGGCATCATGGACCACGAAGAGGCTAGGAGGAAAAATGTTGGTGGGAAAGTCCTTGGTTTCTTTTATTAG